Genomic DNA from Bacterioplanes sanyensis:
CGGAATGTTTTGTCGATTAATAGCCCTTTGCTATTTACCTCTGTATTATATCTATGAAATTCACACTACATGGGTTATCTGCGTTAGCTTCTGTCACAAATACTCAGAGGTACCCTAGAATATATGCAACCTATTATTACCACCTCGCGCCTGAAATTACGCCCGTTTACCGCATTAGATGCAGCACGCGTAGCTGAGCTGGCCGGCGACTCGCGTATTGCCGCCATGACGGCGAATATTCCTCATCCCTATCAGCAGTCGGACGCTACGTTATGGATTGCTCGCCATGCATCCTTGTTCAGTACTGGGCGTGGTGTTGTTTATGCGATTGTGGTCAGTGACTCTGATGAGCTAGTCGGCGCCGTCAGTTTGCCGGTTATCGATCAGGGTACGGGTACTTTGGGGTATTGGCTTGGTGTTGATTACTGGGGACTGGGCTACGCCACGGAGGCGGCCAAGGCTTTGGTTGATTTTGCCAAGCAACATCTGGGGCTACTTCAATTAAAGGTCATGCACCTAAAAGAAAATCAGCGCTCCAGGGCGGTGGTTAAGAAACTGGGCGTCACCTATATCGGTGAGCAGATGAATCGTATGCAAGGTCAAGACCGTGAAGTCTGCGTCTACTTGTCCGCTGTGTAGCGCTACCCAATTTAAGGAGTACATGTATGAACACGACCGTAGTCGGACCGGATGGCAAGCCGCGATGCAATTGGTGCGCCGCGGCTCCTGAGTTCTTCGACTATCACGATCGCGAGTGGGGTTATCCGGTGGATGACGATCGGCGTTTGTTCGAAAAGCTGTGTCTGGAAAGTTTTCAGTCTGGTCTGAGCTGGCGAACGATATTGGCCAAACGCGAACATTTTCGCGCCGCGTTTGCGCAGTTTGATTTTAATGTGATGGCTCAGTACACCGCAGTTGATGTCGAGCGCTTGCTGCAGAACGCAGGCATTGTCCGCCATCGCGGAAAAATCGAAGCGGTAATTAATAATGCTCAAAAAGCGCAGCAAATGGTGGCGACAGAGGGGTCGCTAGCCGCTTTTTTCTGGCGCTTTGAGCCTGATGAAAAGCTGCAACCGGAGCCGCAGACGGCATCGACATCACCAGAATCGGTGGCGTTATCAAAAGCGCTGAAGAAATTAG
This window encodes:
- a CDS encoding GNAT family N-acetyltransferase; translation: MQPIITTSRLKLRPFTALDAARVAELAGDSRIAAMTANIPHPYQQSDATLWIARHASLFSTGRGVVYAIVVSDSDELVGAVSLPVIDQGTGTLGYWLGVDYWGLGYATEAAKALVDFAKQHLGLLQLKVMHLKENQRSRAVVKKLGVTYIGEQMNRMQGQDREVCVYLSAV
- a CDS encoding DNA-3-methyladenine glycosylase I yields the protein MNTTVVGPDGKPRCNWCAAAPEFFDYHDREWGYPVDDDRRLFEKLCLESFQSGLSWRTILAKREHFRAAFAQFDFNVMAQYTAVDVERLLQNAGIVRHRGKIEAVINNAQKAQQMVATEGSLAAFFWRFEPDEKLQPEPQTASTSPESVALSKALKKLGWKFVGPTTVYAFMQAMGLINDHASDCVMRITADKARHDFKRPVSARTC